From the genome of Streptomyces sp. NBC_01116, one region includes:
- a CDS encoding glycosyltransferase produces the protein MTGLQLSVVVPCFDEAEVIEAFHAALVGVLDPLGDSFEICYVDDGSRDRTRLLLSALAARDPRVHYTAFSRNFGKEAAMLAGLRMSRGAAVVIMDADLQHPPELIPRMLELHRHGYDQVIPRRDRAGEGMLRTTLSHTYYALVRRCMDVELIDGSGDFRLLSRRAVESVLSLPESNRFSKGIFSWIGFDTVTFRYRNSERVAGRSKWGSKRLLNYGIDGLLSFNNRPLRLAIYTGFWVFVSALVYALWTVVGVVLHGADTPGYATLLTAVVALSGIQLVTLGVIGEYVGRIYHEAKHRPPYVVRETDATRRALPDGPPPRPQLTGGPGERAATLPPAPATATLPPAPATGAPAPVPATGAPATDAPAPAPAPESGAPGRSRTVRQFGSFLLIGCVNTAVYLGVYASLNRWIPYLSAHVIGFAVSIVCSFLLNSYVTCRTRPTWHGFVRYPLSSLVNLVASGALLYGAVSGLGMDKNLAALAAGVLVTPVSFLLARWAITSGRTKAAEAAPRAEPPPGRPAPEPLPTRSSREG, from the coding sequence GTGACTGGCCTTCAGTTGTCGGTCGTCGTGCCGTGTTTCGACGAGGCCGAGGTGATCGAGGCCTTCCACGCCGCCCTGGTCGGCGTCCTGGACCCCCTCGGGGACAGCTTCGAGATCTGCTACGTCGACGACGGCAGCCGGGACCGCACCCGCCTCCTGCTCAGCGCCCTCGCCGCGCGCGACCCACGCGTCCACTACACCGCCTTCAGCCGCAACTTCGGCAAGGAGGCCGCCATGCTCGCCGGCCTCCGCATGTCGAGGGGAGCTGCCGTGGTCATCATGGACGCCGACCTCCAGCACCCGCCCGAGCTGATCCCCCGCATGCTGGAACTGCACCGGCACGGCTACGACCAGGTCATCCCGCGCCGCGACCGCGCGGGCGAGGGCATGCTCCGCACCACCCTCAGCCACACCTACTACGCGCTCGTCCGCCGCTGCATGGACGTGGAGCTCATCGACGGGTCGGGGGACTTCCGGCTGCTGTCGAGGCGGGCCGTGGAGAGCGTCCTGTCCCTTCCCGAGAGCAACCGCTTCTCCAAGGGGATCTTCTCCTGGATCGGCTTCGACACGGTCACCTTCCGCTACCGCAACAGCGAGCGGGTGGCGGGCCGGTCGAAATGGGGCAGCAAGCGGCTGCTGAACTACGGCATCGACGGACTGCTCTCCTTCAACAACCGGCCGCTCCGCCTCGCGATCTACACCGGCTTCTGGGTCTTCGTCTCGGCCCTGGTCTACGCCCTGTGGACCGTCGTGGGCGTCGTCCTGCACGGCGCCGACACCCCCGGCTACGCCACCCTCCTCACCGCCGTCGTCGCCCTCAGCGGCATCCAGCTGGTGACGCTCGGGGTCATCGGCGAGTACGTGGGCCGCATCTACCACGAGGCGAAACACCGACCGCCCTACGTCGTGCGGGAGACCGACGCGACCCGGCGGGCACTGCCGGACGGCCCGCCGCCGCGCCCGCAACTCACCGGAGGCCCCGGCGAACGCGCCGCCACGCTTCCCCCGGCCCCCGCGACCGCCACGCTTCCCCCGGCCCCCGCGACCGGAGCGCCCGCCCCGGTCCCTGCGACCGGAGCCCCCGCGACCGACGCCCCCGCCCCGGCCCCCGCCCCGGAGTCCGGCGCCCCCGGCCGGTCCCGTACCGTCCGCCAGTTCGGCAGCTTCCTCCTCATCGGCTGTGTGAACACCGCCGTCTACCTCGGTGTCTACGCCTCGCTGAACCGCTGGATCCCCTACCTGTCGGCCCATGTCATCGGCTTCGCGGTCAGCATCGTGTGCTCGTTCCTGCTCAACTCCTACGTCACCTGCCGGACGCGGCCGACCTGGCACGGGTTCGTCCGCTATCCCCTCTCCAGCCTCGTCAACCTGGTGGCGTCCGGAGCGCTGCTCTACGGGGCGGTGAGCGGCCTCGGGATGGACAAGAACCTCGCCGCGCTGGCGGCGGGCGTCCTCGTCACCCCGGTCTCGTTCCTGCTGGCCCGGTGGGCGATCACCTCGGGCCGGACCAAGGCCGCCGAAGCGGCGCCGCGGGCCGAACCGCCGCCCGGCCGCCCGGCGCCCGAACCGCTGCCCACCCGCTCGTCCCGGGAGGGGTGA
- a CDS encoding DUF6056 family protein, with amino-acid sequence MPDDVPVTTAPEEPRRGEETSDPAARPSESPWTALWVSALALPPLALLAAASWFGRWVRPGADDWCFLPAVRDDGITGLVGTFYFDDNGRVANALLVGAYAKFQVAGHQWYPLVSAVLVLAVLWAVAVLALRRARLRTPRGLPLLLAALTAVLFLFVTPNTYKTFYWPAASVSHTLPPVLACAASIPLLLARTRRGRVIAIVVAALMAAFLATLSEETAIVVVVVLLAALLVSGRVVPAVDRGFVRLWCAGGIAGTAAGALVLITSPGSMTRRERFGAGTASLLAPDSLAASLRAFAEITVTVVTTWQYVGAVAVGVLLGLLCRRADGTTPRPPAHWPLLTAAGVLALLVSGYLCTVIAYPVFRDRVSDPSANRLWNDYLLLYVIVLVGVGALLGLGLRGLTRRTAPAKAVCAALCVLVCFGPALSLTDLDTAMRARAEKWDAQDRRLREGARAGKRVLPYERLVISNMLEPFSEGGRRYWPGGCVADLYGLDRVTDGAGHR; translated from the coding sequence ATGCCCGACGACGTTCCCGTGACCACCGCCCCGGAGGAGCCGCGGAGGGGCGAGGAGACGTCGGACCCGGCCGCGCGCCCCTCGGAGAGCCCCTGGACCGCCCTCTGGGTGAGCGCCCTCGCGCTCCCGCCCCTCGCCCTGCTCGCCGCCGCCTCCTGGTTCGGGCGGTGGGTGAGGCCCGGCGCGGACGACTGGTGCTTCCTGCCCGCCGTCCGGGACGACGGCATCACCGGCCTCGTCGGGACGTTCTACTTCGACGACAACGGGCGGGTCGCCAACGCCCTCCTGGTCGGCGCGTACGCGAAGTTCCAGGTCGCGGGACACCAGTGGTACCCCCTGGTCAGCGCCGTCCTGGTGCTCGCGGTCCTCTGGGCGGTGGCCGTCCTGGCACTGCGCCGGGCCCGGCTGCGCACCCCGCGCGGGCTGCCGCTCCTGCTCGCGGCGCTGACCGCCGTGCTCTTCCTGTTCGTCACGCCGAACACGTACAAGACGTTCTACTGGCCCGCCGCGTCCGTCTCGCACACCCTGCCGCCCGTCCTGGCGTGCGCCGCGTCGATTCCGCTTCTGCTCGCCCGTACCCGCCGGGGGCGGGTCATCGCCATCGTCGTCGCGGCGCTGATGGCGGCCTTCCTCGCCACGCTGTCCGAGGAGACGGCGATCGTCGTCGTGGTGGTGCTGCTGGCGGCGCTCCTCGTCTCCGGCCGGGTCGTCCCCGCCGTCGACCGGGGGTTCGTCCGCCTGTGGTGCGCCGGAGGCATCGCCGGGACGGCGGCCGGGGCGCTGGTCCTCATCACCTCACCCGGCTCCATGACCCGCAGGGAGCGCTTCGGAGCGGGGACCGCCTCCCTGCTCGCCCCGGACTCCCTCGCCGCGTCGCTGCGCGCGTTCGCGGAGATCACCGTCACCGTGGTCACGACCTGGCAGTACGTGGGCGCGGTCGCGGTGGGCGTCCTGCTGGGGCTGCTGTGCCGCCGGGCGGACGGGACGACGCCCCGCCCGCCCGCGCACTGGCCCCTGCTCACGGCCGCCGGGGTGCTCGCGCTCCTCGTCTCCGGCTACCTCTGCACGGTCATCGCCTACCCGGTGTTCCGCGACCGGGTGAGCGACCCGAGCGCCAACCGGCTGTGGAACGACTACCTCCTGCTGTACGTGATCGTGCTCGTCGGCGTGGGCGCCCTGCTGGGCCTCGGCCTGCGCGGCCTCACCCGCCGCACCGCCCCGGCGAAGGCGGTGTGCGCCGCGCTCTGCGTGCTGGTCTGCTTCGGCCCGGCCCTGTCGCTCACCGACCTGGACACCGCGATGCGGGCCCGTGCCGAGAAGTGGGACGCCCAGGACCGCCGGCTGCGCGAGGGGGCGCGGGCCGGGAAGCGGGTCCTGCCGTACGAGCGCCTGGTGATCAGTAACATGCTGGAGCCGTTCAGCGAAGGCGGGCGCCGCTACTGGCCGGGCGGCTGCGTCGCCGACCTCTACGGGCTCGACCGGGTCACGGACGGGGCCGGGCACCGCTGA
- a CDS encoding GntR family transcriptional regulator yields the protein MPTRPSERQPLADQMYEVLLGQFMDGLWSPGRPLNIGALSRELNVSQTPLREALARLEHTGLVRREALKGYRVAPLFSETELIKLMDARLVLEPTLAYEAGRRTTPEFLQDVADSIEELRRCTTGDGSTSLRAYLSADERFHFLIARQSANPFLESAYRSLSGHVQRFRLFTELGSSDAESPARDHAAVHDALVAGDAEGAADRMREHIENAKARALKDRQAVANE from the coding sequence ATGCCTACGCGCCCGTCCGAGCGGCAACCCCTGGCCGATCAGATGTACGAAGTGCTGCTCGGACAGTTCATGGACGGACTGTGGTCACCGGGCCGGCCACTCAACATCGGCGCCCTGTCCCGCGAGCTGAACGTCAGCCAGACGCCTCTGCGTGAGGCGCTCGCCCGGCTCGAACACACCGGCCTGGTGCGCCGCGAGGCCCTCAAGGGCTACCGGGTGGCGCCGCTGTTCAGCGAGACCGAGCTGATCAAACTGATGGACGCCCGGCTGGTGCTGGAGCCGACCCTCGCCTACGAGGCGGGCCGCCGGACCACCCCCGAGTTCCTCCAGGACGTCGCCGACAGCATCGAGGAGCTGCGGCGCTGCACGACTGGGGACGGCTCGACGTCGCTGCGCGCCTACCTGTCGGCGGACGAGCGCTTCCACTTCCTGATCGCCCGGCAGTCGGCCAACCCCTTCCTGGAGTCGGCGTACCGTTCGCTGAGCGGCCACGTCCAGCGCTTCCGGCTCTTCACCGAGCTCGGATCGTCCGACGCGGAGTCGCCCGCCCGCGATCACGCGGCCGTCCACGACGCCCTGGTCGCGGGCGATGCCGAGGGGGCCGCCGACCGGATGCGGGAACACATCGAGAACGCGAAGGCGCGTGCGCTGAAGGACCGTCAGGCGGTTGCGAACGAATGA
- a CDS encoding phosphoglycerate dehydrogenase — protein MTTPYLEPGGPVDRILRDAGLETVFARRADREATGASLAECVADVAGVVAGTDPFSAEVIEAAPGLRILSRCGVGHDNIDVAAATRRGVAVTITPGTNRISVAEHVLALMLNCARRIPQNLTAVREGGWTQESGRELHGTTLGIVGLGSIGRTVARAALALGMRVVAHDPWLDEDFLKETGVEARSLDDVLTEADFLTLHISLDATTRHLIDAVALRRMKPDAYLINTSRGGVVDEDALADAVRAGRLAGAALDVTEHEPLPADSRLRGLDSVIVTAHIAAATVEARARSGAMAARQVVELLAGRIPDHLVNPGSVSVAAGTGAR, from the coding sequence GTGACAACGCCTTACCTCGAACCCGGCGGCCCGGTCGACCGCATCCTCCGGGACGCCGGCCTGGAAACGGTCTTCGCCCGGCGCGCCGACCGGGAGGCCACCGGCGCCTCGCTGGCGGAATGCGTCGCCGACGTGGCCGGTGTCGTCGCCGGCACCGACCCCTTCTCCGCGGAGGTCATCGAAGCGGCACCCGGACTGAGGATCCTCAGCCGCTGCGGCGTCGGCCACGACAACATCGACGTCGCGGCGGCGACCCGGCGCGGCGTCGCGGTCACCATCACCCCGGGGACCAACCGCATATCCGTCGCCGAACACGTCCTGGCGCTGATGCTGAACTGCGCCCGGCGCATTCCGCAGAACCTCACCGCGGTGCGGGAGGGCGGCTGGACACAGGAGAGCGGCCGGGAACTGCACGGCACCACGCTCGGGATCGTCGGCCTCGGCTCCATCGGCCGGACCGTCGCCCGTGCGGCGCTCGCCCTCGGTATGCGGGTGGTCGCCCATGACCCCTGGCTGGACGAGGACTTCCTGAAGGAGACCGGGGTCGAGGCGCGGTCCCTCGACGACGTGCTGACCGAGGCGGACTTCCTCACCCTGCACATCTCCCTGGACGCGACCACCCGGCACCTGATCGACGCGGTCGCCCTGCGCCGCATGAAGCCCGACGCGTATCTGATCAACACCTCCCGGGGCGGAGTCGTGGACGAGGACGCACTGGCCGACGCGGTCCGGGCGGGCCGGCTGGCGGGCGCCGCGCTGGACGTGACCGAGCACGAACCGCTGCCCGCCGACAGCAGGCTGCGCGGGCTCGACAGCGTCATCGTGACCGCGCACATCGCCGCCGCCACCGTCGAGGCCCGTGCCAGGTCCGGCGCGATGGCCGCCCGGCAGGTGGTCGAGCTGCTCGCCGGGCGCATCCCGGACCACCTGGTCAACCCCGGCAGCGTGAGCGTCGCCGCCGGCACGGGAGCGCGCTGA
- a CDS encoding hydroxypyruvate isomerase family protein, translating to MRAPNGQRFDANLKWLFTEVPFEERFDAAAAAGFTGVEYADPYPYPATRLRRRLDDAGLHQVLINAPMGEPGSPERAGVACLPGRAAEFRGGLERGLDYAAELGSDFLHVLGGIRPPGVSHDRAFATFVTNLTWAVERARGTGVCLVLEAQNGRDVPGFLLDTQARAAAVVEALGGDGIGLLLDLYHVQVQEGDLVTTLREHLPRVRHLQIADPPERTEPGSGEISWQRVFGTLLDASYQGWIGCEYRPANGTVNGLSWVVRHTGAAASPAEAHR from the coding sequence ATGCGGGCGCCGAACGGGCAGCGCTTCGACGCCAACCTCAAGTGGCTGTTCACCGAAGTCCCCTTCGAGGAACGGTTCGACGCCGCCGCCGCGGCCGGCTTCACCGGCGTCGAGTACGCCGACCCCTACCCGTACCCGGCAACCCGCCTGCGCCGACGCCTCGACGACGCGGGTCTCCACCAGGTACTGATCAACGCACCGATGGGCGAGCCCGGTTCGCCCGAGCGGGCGGGCGTTGCCTGCCTCCCCGGCCGGGCCGCCGAGTTCCGCGGGGGCCTGGAGCGCGGCCTCGACTACGCGGCCGAGCTGGGCAGCGACTTCCTGCACGTGCTGGGCGGCATCAGGCCGCCCGGCGTCAGCCACGACCGGGCCTTCGCCACGTTCGTCACCAACCTGACCTGGGCCGTCGAACGGGCCCGGGGCACGGGGGTGTGCCTGGTCCTGGAGGCACAGAACGGCCGTGACGTGCCCGGGTTCCTGCTGGACACCCAGGCGCGGGCCGCAGCCGTCGTGGAGGCCCTGGGCGGCGACGGGATCGGACTGCTCCTGGACCTCTACCACGTACAGGTCCAGGAGGGCGACCTCGTCACGACCCTGCGCGAGCACCTGCCCCGGGTCCGCCACCTGCAGATCGCCGACCCGCCGGAACGCACGGAGCCCGGCAGCGGCGAGATCTCCTGGCAGCGTGTCTTCGGCACCCTCCTGGACGCCTCCTACCAGGGCTGGATCGGCTGTGAGTACCGCCCGGCGAACGGCACGGTGAACGGTCTCTCCTGGGTCGTCCGGCACACCGGAGCAGCGGCGTCACCGGCGGAGGCGCACCGATGA
- the otnK gene encoding 3-oxo-tetronate kinase: MTRSRNTRRPTDRPRDTAPLGVIADDFTGATDVAVALRRAGLRTLLFFGAPDRTGQEEPEPDADRLPGHDALVVALKSRMAPPADAVASSLGALDWLRGQGAGQIYFKFCSTFDSTPRGNIGPVLDRLAEATGAGTVPLTPSSPEHLRTQYQGCLFVDDVLLGESHMRDHPVTPMTDSYLPRLLRAQTREKVALIGLGTVREGGAAVREALGAAGARGARYVLADGIDENDLRTLGRAALDSPLVAGAAGLAAGLAHAYAEERTGRTLGAGRDTADDEREAAGAPGPPDGPAAVLSGSCSHRTLEQLAVLADAGRPGYRLDPVATPHAVALAEAALAWYDTLPPNGDAPVIYSSAAPETLRETQRALGVERSAALLEEATGLIATGLVERGVRRLVAAGGETSGAVVAALGVTGAHVGAEAARGVPWIHPLGEHSLALLLKSGNFGDAGLLLDASASSASSVEPADRT; encoded by the coding sequence GTGACCCGAAGCCGAAACACTCGCCGCCCGACGGACCGGCCCCGCGACACGGCACCGCTCGGGGTCATCGCCGACGACTTCACCGGCGCCACGGACGTCGCCGTGGCGCTGCGCCGCGCAGGACTGCGGACTCTGCTGTTCTTCGGCGCGCCGGACCGTACGGGGCAGGAGGAGCCGGAGCCCGACGCGGATCGGCTGCCCGGACACGACGCCCTGGTCGTCGCGTTGAAGAGCCGGATGGCGCCCCCGGCCGACGCGGTCGCCTCGTCCCTGGGGGCGCTGGACTGGCTGCGCGGACAGGGCGCGGGGCAGATCTACTTCAAGTTCTGCTCGACCTTCGACTCCACCCCGCGTGGCAACATCGGCCCGGTCCTGGACCGGCTGGCCGAGGCGACGGGCGCCGGTACGGTGCCGCTGACGCCGAGTTCGCCCGAGCACCTGCGGACCCAGTACCAGGGCTGTCTCTTCGTGGATGACGTGCTGCTCGGGGAGTCGCACATGCGCGATCACCCGGTCACCCCCATGACGGACTCGTATCTGCCCAGGCTGCTGCGGGCCCAGACCCGCGAGAAGGTGGCACTGATCGGACTCGGAACAGTCCGGGAGGGCGGCGCGGCGGTGCGCGAAGCGCTGGGGGCCGCCGGAGCGCGCGGCGCGCGCTACGTGCTGGCCGACGGCATCGACGAGAACGATCTGCGCACGCTGGGGCGGGCCGCCCTCGACTCCCCCCTCGTCGCGGGCGCCGCGGGACTGGCCGCCGGCCTGGCGCACGCGTACGCGGAGGAGCGGACCGGCCGCACCCTCGGCGCCGGGCGGGATACGGCCGACGACGAGCGGGAGGCCGCCGGCGCCCCGGGCCCGCCGGACGGACCGGCCGCAGTGCTGAGCGGCAGCTGCTCCCACCGCACCCTGGAACAGCTCGCGGTGCTCGCCGACGCGGGCCGGCCCGGCTACCGTCTCGACCCGGTGGCGACACCGCATGCCGTGGCGCTCGCCGAAGCAGCCCTCGCCTGGTACGACACCCTGCCCCCGAACGGCGACGCGCCCGTCATCTACTCCTCGGCAGCCCCGGAAACGCTGCGCGAGACACAGCGTGCGCTGGGCGTGGAACGGTCCGCGGCCCTGCTGGAGGAGGCGACGGGGCTCATCGCGACAGGACTGGTCGAGCGGGGCGTGCGCAGACTGGTCGCGGCCGGGGGAGAGACCTCCGGCGCCGTCGTCGCCGCTCTCGGAGTCACCGGCGCGCACGTCGGCGCGGAAGCCGCGCGAGGGGTGCCGTGGATCCACCCCCTGGGCGAGCACTCCTTGGCGTTGCTGCTCAAGTCGGGCAACTTCGGTGACGCCGGCCTTCTCCTCGACGCCTCCGCGTCCTCCGCGTCCTCCGTGGAACCGGCGGACCGCACATGA
- a CDS encoding aldolase, whose product MSGRDDEAERAHLVATARAVAARSLTHGSTGNVSVRAGDHILVTPTGSSLATVRAEDLSVIDAAGAHVSGAPPSKEAFLHAAMYRARPGAGAVVHTHSTHAAAVSCLALVDRRDVLPPLTAYYAMRVGSLALLPYFAPGDHRATDAVEASAREHAALLLSNHGPVAAAPDLRRALEMAEEIEETAKLFLLLRGVPTRPLTTAQRAVLRPASH is encoded by the coding sequence ATGAGCGGGCGGGACGACGAAGCCGAACGCGCCCACCTCGTCGCCACCGCCCGGGCCGTCGCCGCCCGTTCGCTGACGCACGGGAGCACGGGCAACGTCTCGGTGCGCGCCGGCGACCACATCCTGGTGACCCCCACCGGTTCGAGCCTGGCCACCGTGCGTGCGGAGGACCTGTCCGTCATCGATGCCGCCGGAGCCCATGTGTCCGGCGCCCCACCGTCCAAGGAGGCGTTCCTGCACGCTGCCATGTACCGGGCCCGACCGGGCGCCGGCGCGGTGGTGCACACCCACTCCACGCATGCGGCGGCCGTCTCGTGCCTGGCCCTGGTCGACCGGCGGGACGTCCTGCCGCCGCTGACGGCCTACTACGCGATGCGCGTCGGCAGCCTCGCGCTGCTCCCGTACTTCGCCCCCGGCGACCACCGGGCGACCGACGCCGTCGAAGCGTCGGCCCGCGAGCACGCCGCACTCCTGCTGAGCAACCACGGGCCGGTCGCCGCCGCGCCCGACCTCCGGCGCGCGCTGGAGATGGCCGAGGAGATAGAGGAGACGGCGAAGCTCTTCCTGCTGCTGCGCGGTGTCCCCACGCGTCCGCTGACCACGGCCCAGCGTGCCGTGCTGCGCCCCGCCTCCCACTGA
- a CDS encoding molybdate ABC transporter substrate-binding protein produces MSVDIPHTVSLFSALAVKKALDDDVLAAFTAKTATGVDTVYDPTNVLLRRIEEGARPEVMVGVTGAFPALCGAGVIDPSSVRDVARVGIGLAMPPGAEAPAIDTVDALIATLRSARSVAYSRTGASGVHFAGLLERLGIADEVNARATVVEKGFTALAVVDGRADLAVQQMSELLFVPEAEVVGPLPDGAQHFTELSAALGAGAGGRAGALHAFLTGKEAADAYRRTGLEASRQD; encoded by the coding sequence ATGTCCGTGGACATACCGCACACCGTGTCGCTCTTCAGCGCCCTGGCGGTGAAGAAGGCCCTCGACGACGACGTTCTCGCGGCATTCACCGCGAAGACCGCAACGGGCGTCGACACCGTCTACGACCCGACGAACGTGTTGTTGCGGAGGATCGAGGAGGGCGCCCGGCCGGAGGTCATGGTCGGAGTGACCGGGGCGTTCCCGGCCCTGTGCGGGGCCGGGGTGATCGACCCGTCCTCGGTGCGCGACGTAGCCCGGGTCGGCATCGGCCTGGCCATGCCGCCCGGTGCCGAGGCACCCGCCATCGACACGGTCGACGCACTGATCGCCACGCTCCGCTCGGCCCGTTCGGTCGCCTACTCCCGCACCGGGGCCAGCGGAGTCCACTTCGCCGGGCTGCTGGAGCGCCTCGGGATCGCGGACGAGGTGAACGCCCGCGCCACCGTCGTGGAGAAGGGCTTCACCGCGCTGGCGGTGGTCGACGGCCGCGCCGATCTGGCCGTACAGCAGATGAGCGAGCTGCTGTTCGTGCCCGAGGCGGAGGTGGTGGGACCGCTGCCGGACGGGGCCCAGCACTTCACCGAACTCTCGGCGGCCCTCGGTGCCGGGGCCGGCGGACGGGCCGGTGCGCTGCACGCCTTCCTCACCGGGAAGGAGGCGGCAGATGCCTACCGGAGAACCGGACTGGAAGCGTCGCGACAGGACTGA
- a CDS encoding TRAP transporter large permease subunit — translation MNAILALVAFIGAIIVWNVAVKRNIGEAMVIGFLVSAAFAGTEAPRVVWESLVEGLTSEITFAALAFVFVSELLTRTGLVQRMIDILSSMFGRREGGSAYAATVSAGLFGAVAHNGAAIVATIGSITIPWMKRSRASGETAALVLAGNAGVGATFPFSGAFFILLAAPTVLPVLRAEDVVGTIFVVGAWMVAMRLVIAYVIVKRRGVGAMAAEDIHPLRRSFAAGWTSLIVLAAIAVPIVLTASPTSDLIGDRLGGLDVSDAVPLLVWLPVVMLLAGLVVERRALPRGAGAWWSLLSEISPKLGLIGVTMVSAFAASNVLNTLGIGEQLAPYLESLEGVPQIVAALVVGLIVVVVAGPLNTTSTLAAVGPVAFAALTAADVPPYIAFAAIIVWASSEGCSPPGAAPLYVAAGIASINPVRIFVPVTLYYLLPSYAMGVLMVLGAVWIPG, via the coding sequence ATGAACGCGATACTCGCACTGGTCGCCTTCATCGGGGCCATCATCGTGTGGAACGTGGCGGTCAAACGCAACATCGGCGAAGCCATGGTCATCGGCTTCCTGGTCAGCGCCGCCTTCGCCGGCACCGAAGCGCCGCGCGTCGTGTGGGAGAGCCTCGTGGAGGGGCTGACGTCGGAGATCACCTTCGCTGCCCTGGCATTCGTCTTCGTCAGCGAACTGCTGACGAGAACGGGGCTCGTGCAGCGGATGATCGACATTCTCAGTTCGATGTTCGGCCGTCGCGAGGGCGGCTCCGCCTACGCGGCGACTGTTTCCGCCGGACTCTTCGGCGCCGTCGCGCACAACGGCGCGGCGATCGTGGCCACCATCGGGTCCATCACCATTCCCTGGATGAAGCGCTCCAGGGCGAGCGGCGAGACCGCCGCCCTGGTCCTCGCCGGCAACGCGGGCGTCGGTGCCACCTTCCCGTTCAGCGGCGCCTTCTTCATCCTGCTCGCGGCACCGACCGTCCTGCCGGTCCTGCGGGCGGAGGACGTGGTCGGCACGATCTTCGTCGTGGGTGCCTGGATGGTCGCGATGCGGCTGGTCATCGCCTACGTCATCGTCAAACGACGGGGCGTGGGCGCGATGGCGGCGGAGGACATCCACCCGCTCCGCCGGTCCTTCGCGGCCGGCTGGACCTCGCTGATCGTTCTGGCGGCCATCGCGGTGCCCATCGTGCTGACGGCGTCGCCGACCAGCGATCTCATCGGCGACCGGCTGGGAGGACTGGACGTCTCCGACGCCGTGCCCCTGCTGGTCTGGCTCCCGGTGGTCATGCTGCTCGCCGGACTGGTCGTCGAGCGGCGAGCGCTGCCGCGCGGCGCCGGGGCGTGGTGGTCGCTGCTGTCGGAGATCAGCCCGAAACTCGGGTTGATCGGCGTCACGATGGTCTCGGCCTTCGCCGCCTCCAACGTGCTCAACACCCTGGGCATCGGCGAACAGCTCGCGCCCTACCTGGAGAGCCTGGAGGGGGTACCGCAGATCGTCGCGGCGCTCGTCGTCGGGCTGATCGTGGTGGTCGTCGCGGGTCCCCTCAACACGACGTCCACCCTCGCGGCCGTCGGGCCGGTCGCCTTCGCGGCACTGACGGCGGCCGACGTCCCGCCGTACATCGCCTTCGCCGCCATCATCGTGTGGGCCTCGTCCGAGGGCTGCTCGCCTCCGGGCGCGGCTCCGCTGTACGTGGCCGCGGGTATCGCTTCGATCAATCCGGTGCGGATCTTCGTTCCGGTGACGCTCTACTACCTGCTGCCCTCCTACGCCATGGGCGTGCTGATGGTGCTCGGTGCCGTATGGATTCCCGGATGA
- a CDS encoding tyrosinase family protein — translation MTVRKNQANLTAPEKKAFVDAVLEVKRLGIYDEFVLAHRTRFSIDMNTGVYVGHFGPSFLPWHRKFLIDFENELQKIDASVSIPYWDWTADNTVGSSLWAPDFLGGTGRPLDDQVMDGPFAHSGGKWTINVSVDSRAFLARNLAYRVPSLPPRADVDAALAMPTYDSAPFRDGSTGFRSALEGSAGYMSMHNRVHTWVWGHMETSVSPNDPVFWLHHAFVDKLWADWHALHPTSAEYLPAGGTVDVIDLNDTMPPWPNTTPQNMLDHTQFYTYA, via the coding sequence ATGACCGTACGGAAGAACCAGGCGAACCTCACGGCCCCCGAGAAGAAGGCCTTCGTCGACGCGGTACTGGAGGTCAAACGCCTGGGCATATACGACGAGTTCGTACTCGCCCATCGCACGCGGTTCTCCATAGACATGAACACCGGCGTGTACGTCGGCCACTTCGGGCCGTCGTTCCTGCCGTGGCACCGCAAGTTCCTCATCGACTTCGAGAACGAACTCCAGAAGATCGACGCGTCGGTCTCGATCCCCTACTGGGACTGGACCGCCGACAACACCGTCGGCTCCTCGCTCTGGGCCCCGGACTTCCTCGGCGGCACCGGACGGCCCCTGGACGACCAGGTGATGGACGGGCCCTTCGCGCACTCCGGCGGGAAGTGGACGATCAACGTATCGGTCGACAGCCGCGCCTTCCTCGCCCGCAATCTCGCCTACCGCGTCCCCTCGCTCCCGCCCCGGGCCGACGTCGACGCCGCCCTCGCCATGCCCACCTACGACTCCGCACCCTTCCGTGACGGCTCGACCGGCTTCCGCTCCGCGCTGGAGGGCTCCGCGGGGTACATGAGCATGCACAACCGGGTGCACACCTGGGTCTGGGGCCACATGGAGACGAGCGTCTCCCCGAACGATCCGGTGTTCTGGCTGCACCACGCGTTCGTCGACAAGCTCTGGGCCGACTGGCACGCACTCCACCCGACGAGCGCCGAGTACCTCCCCGCCGGCGGGACGGTCGACGTGATCGACCTGAACGACACCATGCCGCCCTGGCCGAACACGACCCCGCAGAACATGCTGGACCACACGCAGTTCTACACCTACGCCTGA